A region of Actinomycetota bacterium DNA encodes the following proteins:
- the coaD gene encoding pantetheine-phosphate adenylyltransferase — MGPTALCPGTFDPVTNGHLDIIVRTARRFDGLIVGVLENPGKAPVFSVEERVAMLKEATIDLAAVEVASFSGLLVDYARHRDVDVVVKGLRAVTDFEYEIQMAQMNHRLTGLETLFMTTNPKWSFLSSSLVKEVARFGGDITGLVPDVVRDRLSGKLGPQLQRNA, encoded by the coding sequence GTGGGTCCGACCGCCCTGTGCCCGGGGACGTTCGACCCCGTGACCAACGGACATCTCGACATCATCGTCCGGACCGCCCGCCGGTTCGACGGGCTGATCGTGGGGGTGCTGGAGAACCCGGGGAAGGCTCCGGTGTTCTCCGTGGAGGAGCGGGTGGCGATGCTGAAGGAAGCCACGATCGACCTGGCGGCGGTCGAGGTCGCCTCGTTCTCCGGCCTGTTGGTGGACTACGCGCGACACCGCGACGTGGACGTTGTCGTGAAGGGCCTGCGGGCCGTGACCGACTTCGAGTACGAGATCCAGATGGCCCAGATGAACCACCGTTTGACCGGTCTCGAGACGTTGTTCATGACCACGAACCCGAAGTGGTCGTTCCTGTCGTCCTCGCTGGTGAAGGAGGTCGCCCGGTTCGGCGGCGACATCACCGGCCTGGTGCCCGACGTCGTTCGAGACCGCCTGTCCGGCAAGCTCGGCCCGCAACTGCAAAGGAACGCCTGA
- a CDS encoding RsmD family RNA methyltransferase, protein MRIVAGSARGLRLGKVPDGTRPLSDRAREGLFSSLGRDVVGAGALDLFAGTGAMGIEALSRGAASATFVERSPAAVAAIEGNLARTRLGDRATVLRSDVVRFLRSAPAAATSTTVTGGEDATGVVGPEVGELVFMDPPYDLPEGVLAELLGLLDEGWLVGRDRWKVCLTRPRRSSTGVVPIGWVVARRLEYGDNLIICYRREE, encoded by the coding sequence GTGAGGATCGTCGCCGGCTCGGCTCGTGGTCTCCGCCTCGGGAAGGTTCCCGATGGCACGCGTCCGCTCTCCGATCGCGCCCGCGAGGGGTTGTTCTCGAGCCTCGGACGCGACGTGGTCGGAGCGGGGGCCCTGGACCTGTTCGCCGGAACCGGCGCCATGGGCATCGAGGCGCTCTCGCGCGGCGCGGCGTCGGCGACCTTCGTGGAACGATCCCCGGCCGCCGTGGCGGCGATCGAGGGCAACCTCGCGCGGACCCGGCTCGGCGACCGCGCAACGGTGCTGCGGTCCGACGTCGTGCGGTTCCTCCGGTCGGCACCGGCCGCGGCCACGAGCACGACCGTGACGGGCGGGGAGGACGCCACGGGCGTCGTCGGCCCGGAGGTGGGAGAGCTGGTCTTCATGGATCCGCCCTACGACCTGCCCGAAGGGGTGCTCGCCGAGCTGCTCGGGCTGCTCGACGAGGGGTGGTTGGTCGGGCGGGATCGGTGGAAGGTATGCCTGACAAGGCCCCGAAGGAGTTCCACCGGTGTGGTTCCGATAGGATGGGTCGTCGCGCGGCGCCTGGAGTACGGCGACAACCTCATCATCTGTTACCGCCGGGAGGAGTAG
- the rpmB gene encoding 50S ribosomal protein L28 gives MAAVCEICQKKPFFGKKVSHSHRRSNRRWDPNIQRVRALVDGSPKRLNVCVSCLKAGKVQRAG, from the coding sequence ATGGCCGCCGTCTGCGAGATCTGTCAGAAGAAGCCGTTCTTCGGCAAGAAGGTTTCCCACTCCCATCGTCGGAGCAATCGACGCTGGGATCCGAACATCCAGCGGGTCCGGGCGTTGGTCGACGGCTCGCCGAAGCGGCTCAACGTCTGCGTGAGCTGCCTCAAGGCCGGCAAGGTCCAGCGGGCCGGCTGA
- the mutM gene encoding bifunctional DNA-formamidopyrimidine glycosylase/DNA-(apurinic or apyrimidinic site) lyase, protein MELPEVEVMRRDLEKDVVGRRIKTAEVRPSKNAMRAIRRHSKRKDLTSRLEGTKIQKVERKGKYLLLFLDSGDVLVVHFGMSGQFIRRNKRMPVAPHTHVVLTFTQGGDLRFIDPRTFGEMFVTDADELDKVKELQHLAIDPLDQVFTWPAFQVRLAEKAAKMKSLLMDQKFISGLGNIYSDEVLFTAGLRYDRLSDTISSQEVRRLYRAIQETLQEAIRFRGTTLEDEAYVDLFGEPGEYQKELKVYGRKGEPCRRCRTPIQTVRISNRTAYFCPQCQS, encoded by the coding sequence GTGGAGCTTCCAGAGGTCGAGGTGATGCGCCGCGATCTGGAGAAGGACGTCGTCGGTCGCCGGATCAAGACCGCGGAGGTACGTCCCTCGAAGAACGCGATGCGGGCGATCCGGCGTCACAGCAAGCGCAAGGACCTCACATCCCGGCTCGAGGGCACGAAGATCCAGAAGGTCGAGCGCAAGGGCAAGTACCTCCTGCTGTTCCTGGATTCGGGCGACGTGCTGGTGGTGCATTTCGGGATGAGCGGGCAGTTCATCCGGAGGAACAAGCGGATGCCCGTAGCGCCGCACACGCACGTCGTGCTGACGTTCACGCAGGGGGGGGATCTTCGATTCATCGATCCGCGGACGTTCGGCGAGATGTTCGTCACCGACGCCGACGAGCTCGACAAGGTCAAGGAACTGCAGCACCTGGCGATCGACCCTCTCGATCAGGTCTTCACGTGGCCGGCCTTCCAGGTGCGACTGGCGGAGAAGGCGGCGAAGATGAAATCGCTGCTGATGGACCAGAAGTTCATCAGCGGGCTCGGCAACATCTATTCCGACGAGGTGCTCTTCACGGCCGGACTCCGCTACGACCGGCTCAGCGACACGATCAGCTCCCAGGAGGTCCGGCGCTTGTACCGCGCGATCCAGGAGACCCTGCAGGAGGCGATCCGGTTCCGCGGCACCACGTTGGAGGACGAGGCTTACGTCGATCTGTTCGGCGAGCCGGGGGAGTACCAGAAGGAGCTCAAGGTGTACGGGCGCAAGGGAGAGCCGTGTCGTCGGTGCCGGACACCGATCCAGACGGTGAGGATTTCGAACCGCACGGCCTACTTCTGCCCGCAGTGCCAGTCCTGA
- the rpmF gene encoding 50S ribosomal protein L32 yields MAVPKKKQSKTRSRKRAAQWKAQPATYAECPQCHQPKLPHKVCGNCGSYAGRQAVEVE; encoded by the coding sequence ATGGCCGTCCCCAAGAAGAAGCAGAGCAAGACGCGAAGCCGCAAGCGGGCCGCGCAATGGAAGGCGCAGCCGGCCACCTACGCAGAATGCCCGCAGTGCCACCAGCCCAAGCTCCCTCACAAGGTCTGTGGCAACTGCGGATCTTACGCCGGGCGCCAGGCCGTCGAGGTCGAGTAG
- a CDS encoding YceD family protein, with translation MMRSIDVRELLARPGSSTTSAVREPLAGLRTELVVLDDAEPVKGDLLLESIVEGILVSGHLSAPMTFRCARCLREFAAPVAVEVEELFVPDPDPEADDYRLDPEGELDPEPMVRDALGLAMPFAPLCRTDCKGLCERCGADRNAGECSCTERIDARWAPLQGLTFDD, from the coding sequence ATGATGCGTTCGATCGATGTGCGCGAGCTTCTCGCCCGTCCGGGCTCGTCCACGACGAGCGCCGTTCGCGAGCCGCTCGCCGGTCTGCGCACCGAGCTCGTCGTGCTCGACGACGCCGAGCCGGTCAAAGGCGACCTCCTCCTGGAGAGCATCGTCGAGGGGATCCTCGTGAGCGGACACCTGTCGGCGCCGATGACGTTCCGGTGCGCGCGATGTCTCCGGGAGTTCGCGGCGCCGGTCGCGGTCGAGGTCGAGGAGCTGTTCGTTCCCGATCCCGACCCCGAGGCAGACGACTACCGGCTGGACCCGGAGGGCGAGCTCGATCCCGAACCGATGGTGCGCGACGCCCTCGGTCTGGCGATGCCGTTCGCCCCCTTGTGTCGCACCGACTGCAAGGGTCTGTGCGAGCGGTGCGGCGCGGACCGCAACGCGGGGGAGTGCTCGTGCACCGAGCGGATCGACGCTCGGTGGGCACCTCTCCAGGGGCTGACGTTCGACGACTGA
- a CDS encoding acylphosphatase, protein MKRIHAVVSGRVQGVFFRVACAERARSAGLAGWVRNRPDGTVEAVFEGDGASVDALVEWCRHGPSGAVVERLELEAEPPAGAEGFRVSG, encoded by the coding sequence ATGAAGCGGATCCACGCGGTCGTCTCCGGCCGCGTGCAGGGCGTGTTCTTCCGGGTTGCGTGCGCCGAGCGGGCGCGCTCGGCGGGTCTCGCGGGCTGGGTGCGCAACCGCCCCGACGGGACGGTCGAGGCCGTATTCGAGGGCGACGGCGCGTCGGTCGATGCCCTGGTGGAGTGGTGCCGGCACGGTCCGTCCGGAGCGGTCGTCGAACGTCTCGAACTGGAAGCCGAGCCGCCGGCAGGAGCCGAAGGGTTCCGCGTCTCCGGCTGA
- the recG gene encoding ATP-dependent DNA helicase RecG, with protein MTLTPSSPTTAIDVRIAGRRTGGRSKGPPASDVLRESLGIDTVGALLHHYPRTYIDRSQVGSIRDCTEGERATVIARVKNVRARKLDRRRTMVTVTLGDGSGSLDVSFFNQPWVAKRYPVGTEVAAWGTVARFGRTLQLQNHEIEVLRGSDDTVHTGRITPLHPATDGISPRTIRELVFRALEQLPELDDPIPSDIVEAESLSSYDRAIRDIHFPGSQEELARAQARLKFDELFVLELGVAFRKHRVETETAGVEHETGGPLASAMLGVLPYTLTGSQAAAIDDVTRAMARPRPMNLLLQGDVGSGKTVVALAAALIAIDAGHQAAVMAPTEVLAGQHLRSMGALLEALGAVAFLDAPVPRGDAAQASLLEDDHPPQPGLTYASLTGSVTGGQRTQVLEGIADGSIDLVIGTHALVQEGVAFKDLSLAVVDEQHRFGVHQRIALKGKGGDPDVLIMTATPIPRTLALTYYGDLDVVTLDELPEGRRAIETRIVRSASQRRGAERVIREEVTAGRQAFVVCAAIDEGNRTQVKAAEAEADRLATTVFPDLRVELLHGRMRPADKDRRMEAFRSGEADVLISTTVIEVGVDVPNATVMLVENAERFGLAQLHQLRGRIGRGTHRSTCFLVDDSDAANLDARARLEAMAATQDGFVLADEDLRLRGEGTLFDVRQSGMPDLKLARLAEDLDLVRRARGRAFDLIASDPELSGRPELLAELQRRFVASIDWLFHS; from the coding sequence GTGACCCTCACCCCCTCCTCGCCGACAACCGCGATCGATGTCCGGATCGCGGGCCGGCGCACGGGGGGCCGCAGCAAGGGTCCTCCCGCCTCTGACGTCCTGCGCGAGAGCCTCGGGATCGACACGGTGGGCGCCCTGCTCCACCACTACCCACGGACCTACATCGATCGTTCGCAGGTCGGATCGATCCGGGACTGCACCGAGGGGGAGCGGGCGACCGTCATCGCACGGGTCAAGAACGTGCGTGCGCGCAAGCTCGATCGCAGACGCACGATGGTGACCGTCACCCTGGGCGACGGGAGCGGTTCCCTCGACGTCTCGTTCTTCAACCAGCCGTGGGTCGCGAAGCGCTACCCGGTGGGGACCGAGGTCGCCGCGTGGGGAACGGTGGCGCGCTTCGGACGCACGCTGCAACTGCAGAACCACGAGATCGAGGTGCTGCGAGGGAGCGACGACACCGTGCACACCGGCCGGATCACGCCGCTGCATCCGGCGACCGACGGCATCTCGCCAAGGACGATTCGCGAACTGGTGTTCCGGGCGCTCGAGCAGCTCCCCGAGCTGGACGATCCGATCCCCTCCGACATCGTCGAAGCGGAGTCGCTCTCCTCCTATGACCGGGCGATCCGCGACATCCACTTCCCCGGATCGCAGGAGGAGCTCGCGCGCGCGCAGGCACGTCTGAAGTTCGACGAGCTGTTCGTCCTCGAGCTCGGCGTCGCCTTCCGGAAGCATCGCGTGGAGACCGAGACGGCCGGCGTCGAGCACGAGACCGGCGGACCGCTGGCATCGGCGATGCTCGGCGTGTTGCCGTACACGCTCACCGGATCGCAGGCCGCCGCGATCGACGATGTCACGCGGGCGATGGCGCGTCCGCGTCCGATGAACCTGTTGTTGCAGGGTGACGTGGGATCGGGCAAGACGGTCGTCGCGCTCGCTGCTGCCCTGATCGCGATCGACGCCGGGCACCAAGCGGCGGTGATGGCCCCGACGGAGGTCCTCGCCGGCCAGCACCTCCGATCGATGGGGGCGTTGCTCGAGGCCCTCGGCGCCGTGGCGTTCCTCGACGCGCCCGTGCCGCGAGGCGATGCCGCGCAGGCGTCGCTCCTCGAAGACGACCACCCCCCACAGCCGGGGCTCACCTACGCCTCGCTCACCGGCTCGGTCACGGGTGGGCAGCGAACGCAGGTGCTCGAAGGGATCGCCGACGGATCGATCGACCTCGTGATCGGAACGCACGCGCTCGTGCAAGAGGGCGTTGCGTTCAAAGACCTCTCGCTCGCCGTCGTGGACGAGCAACATCGGTTCGGCGTTCACCAACGGATCGCCCTGAAGGGCAAAGGTGGCGACCCGGACGTGTTGATCATGACCGCGACTCCGATCCCGCGCACGCTCGCGCTCACCTATTACGGTGACCTCGACGTCGTCACGCTTGACGAGCTCCCCGAGGGCAGGCGGGCGATCGAGACTCGTATCGTGCGCAGCGCTTCGCAGCGGCGAGGTGCCGAACGCGTCATCCGCGAGGAGGTCACCGCAGGCCGCCAGGCCTTCGTCGTCTGCGCGGCGATCGACGAAGGGAACCGCACCCAGGTCAAGGCCGCAGAGGCCGAAGCGGATCGCCTCGCGACGACCGTGTTCCCCGACCTGCGCGTCGAACTGCTCCACGGACGGATGCGGCCCGCGGACAAGGATCGGCGCATGGAGGCCTTCCGGTCGGGCGAGGCCGACGTCCTGATCTCGACGACCGTGATCGAGGTGGGGGTCGACGTGCCGAACGCGACGGTGATGCTCGTCGAGAACGCCGAACGGTTCGGCCTCGCCCAGCTGCACCAGCTCCGCGGGCGGATCGGCCGCGGGACGCATCGATCGACCTGCTTCCTCGTCGACGACAGCGATGCCGCCAACCTCGACGCACGCGCGCGTCTCGAAGCGATGGCGGCGACGCAGGACGGCTTCGTCCTCGCCGACGAGGACCTGCGGCTGCGCGGCGAGGGAACCTTGTTCGATGTCCGGCAGTCGGGGATGCCCGACCTCAAGCTGGCACGGCTCGCCGAGGACCTCGACCTGGTGCGGCGCGCCCGCGGCCGCGCGTTCGATCTGATCGCGTCCGACCCCGAACTCTCCGGGCGGCCGGAGCTGCTCGCCGAGCTGCAGCGTCGGTTCGTAGCTTCGATCGACTGGCTCTTCCACAGCTGA
- the thiD gene encoding bifunctional hydroxymethylpyrimidine kinase/phosphomethylpyrimidine kinase, whose protein sequence is MQAGDGLPRALTIAGSDPGGGAGIQADLKTFSALGVYGMTAITAVTVQNTKGVSGFDEVSPDTVGAQIRAVATDIGVDAAKTGMLASASIVAAVVDAVRETRLPNLVVDPVFVSKHGHTLLADDAVDAIRSDLFPLATLVTPNLDEASGLLGEPVRSRGEMRRAAIALLATGPDAVLIKGGHLEGGMAADLFLDPTREEWLEVERIDTPHTHGTGCTLSASIAASLARGDDLLDAVWAGKAFVTGAIRHALVLGDGIGPVDPLWDLDR, encoded by the coding sequence ATGCAGGCAGGTGACGGTCTGCCGCGTGCACTGACGATCGCGGGTTCGGATCCCGGGGGCGGAGCCGGCATCCAGGCCGATCTGAAGACGTTCTCGGCGCTCGGCGTGTACGGGATGACCGCGATCACCGCCGTCACGGTGCAGAACACGAAGGGTGTCTCGGGGTTCGACGAGGTATCGCCGGACACGGTGGGGGCGCAGATCCGCGCGGTCGCGACCGATATCGGCGTCGATGCCGCCAAGACGGGGATGCTGGCGTCGGCGTCGATCGTGGCCGCGGTCGTCGATGCCGTCCGCGAGACTCGGCTGCCGAACCTGGTGGTCGATCCGGTGTTCGTGAGCAAGCACGGTCACACGCTGCTCGCCGACGACGCGGTCGACGCGATCCGTTCGGACCTGTTCCCGCTCGCGACCCTCGTCACCCCGAACCTCGATGAGGCGTCGGGGCTGCTCGGTGAGCCCGTCCGCTCCCGCGGCGAGATGCGGCGGGCCGCGATCGCGCTGCTCGCGACGGGTCCGGACGCGGTCCTGATCAAGGGCGGTCACCTCGAGGGAGGGATGGCGGCCGATCTGTTCCTGGACCCGACGCGGGAGGAATGGCTCGAGGTCGAGCGGATCGACACACCCCACACTCACGGCACGGGGTGCACGCTGTCGGCGTCGATCGCGGCGTCGCTCGCACGAGGCGACGACCTGCTGGATGCGGTTTGGGCGGGGAAGGCCTTCGTGACCGGGGCGATCCGGCACGCTCTCGTGCTCGGTGACGGGATCGGGCCGGTCGATCCGCTGTGGGATCTCGACCGTTGA
- a CDS encoding TlpA disulfide reductase family protein, giving the protein MPRPRAIVLTGTIWGVLMLLAACTGDGEPTLPGAPSAGAPARNATTAPLLPTTVDALPELDPAGYQQLLEQLEGTPVVVNFWGSWCGPCKDEAPDLRAAGERYGDRVQFLGVDILDERTSAAAFIERAGWTYPSVSNPNGDVRDSLGFLGQPITLFYDSSGELVHQRQGAIGPDELRDGIELILASAP; this is encoded by the coding sequence ATGCCACGACCGCGCGCGATCGTGCTGACCGGAACGATCTGGGGCGTTCTCATGCTTCTGGCCGCCTGCACCGGGGATGGCGAACCGACGCTCCCCGGAGCACCGTCTGCCGGCGCACCCGCGCGGAACGCGACGACAGCCCCCCTGCTGCCGACGACGGTCGACGCGCTTCCCGAGCTCGATCCGGCCGGCTACCAGCAGCTCCTCGAACAACTCGAGGGAACACCCGTCGTCGTCAACTTCTGGGGCTCCTGGTGCGGTCCCTGCAAGGACGAAGCGCCGGACCTGCGGGCGGCGGGGGAACGGTACGGCGACCGGGTCCAATTCCTCGGCGTCGACATCCTCGACGAGCGCACCTCGGCGGCCGCGTTCATCGAGCGGGCGGGATGGACCTACCCGAGCGTGTCGAACCCGAACGGCGACGTCCGCGACAGCCTCGGATTCCTCGGACAACCGATCACCCTGTTCTACGACAGCTCCGGCGAGCTCGTGCACCAGCGGCAGGGCGCGATCGGGCCCGACGAGCTCCGCGACGGGATCGAGCTGATCCTCGCGTCCGCGCCCTGA
- the thiL gene encoding thiamine-phosphate kinase, producing the protein MDRSEDELLAAIARVLSGAGPEVIVGVGDDAAVLAPPAGEQVLTTDALVEGTHFELGRTSAHDLGAKAIAVNVSDVAAMGASPRAALCALTLSDAVDAAWVMELFGGMREACDEYALWLVGGNLARGTDVSIVVTVTGEVAPGRAVLRSGARVGDRLVVTGTLGASAAGLRIARTVRAPDPEQLELVRVHLRPTARLGEGALLARHGATAMLDVSDGLGLDLGRLCAASGVGARIDTRSVPVADGATRAEAFAGGEDYELLATMPSDEAIDAANRDLQQGFGVALTRIGVIIEEGLIAVDDDGVPRPLEAEGWDHFDAGR; encoded by the coding sequence GTGGATCGCAGCGAGGACGAACTGCTGGCGGCGATCGCGCGCGTCCTCTCGGGAGCCGGTCCGGAGGTGATCGTCGGTGTCGGAGACGACGCGGCCGTCCTGGCACCGCCTGCGGGGGAACAGGTCCTGACCACCGACGCGCTCGTGGAGGGGACGCACTTCGAGTTGGGACGCACCTCCGCCCACGACCTCGGTGCGAAGGCGATCGCGGTGAACGTCTCGGACGTGGCGGCGATGGGTGCGAGCCCCCGTGCCGCACTCTGCGCGCTGACCCTGTCGGATGCCGTCGACGCCGCGTGGGTGATGGAGCTGTTCGGCGGGATGCGCGAAGCGTGTGACGAGTACGCGCTCTGGCTCGTCGGAGGGAACCTTGCCCGCGGCACCGACGTCTCGATCGTGGTGACCGTGACCGGTGAGGTCGCTCCGGGCCGGGCCGTGCTGCGCTCGGGCGCGCGCGTCGGGGATCGGCTCGTCGTGACGGGCACGCTCGGAGCCTCGGCGGCGGGTCTGCGGATCGCGCGAACGGTCCGCGCTCCTGACCCGGAACAGCTCGAGCTGGTCCGTGTTCATCTGCGACCGACCGCACGGCTGGGGGAGGGGGCGCTGCTCGCCCGCCACGGCGCGACCGCGATGCTCGACGTTTCCGACGGCCTCGGCCTCGACCTGGGGCGGTTGTGTGCCGCGAGCGGGGTCGGTGCCCGGATCGATACACGCTCCGTCCCCGTCGCCGACGGCGCGACGCGGGCGGAAGCGTTCGCCGGCGGGGAGGACTACGAGCTGCTCGCGACGATGCCCTCCGACGAGGCGATCGACGCCGCGAATCGCGATCTCCAGCAGGGGTTCGGGGTGGCGCTCACGCGGATCGGCGTCATCATCGAGGAGGGGCTCATCGCCGTCGACGACGACGGCGTGCCGCGCCCCCTCGAGGCGGAAGGGTGGGACCATTTCGATGCAGGCAGGTGA
- a CDS encoding DUF3152 domain-containing protein has product MRRALFLVLLFTFVAASSAAEVSAIEGSADARPRSERVTDRSIGRRLSIVRGEGPRVGKKNARVRRYLIEIDRRLRTDRDRYADQVERILSDRRSWIGGRGVALKRMSRGPVAFRVTLAAPSLTDRLCAPLPTNRIYSCYMRGRSVLNAWRWRRGAAAYHRDIDGYRTYLVNHEVGHALGHGHGTCPARGRKAPVMMQQTKGVRPCVRNPWPLERERR; this is encoded by the coding sequence ATGCGACGAGCTCTGTTCCTCGTGCTCCTGTTCACGTTCGTGGCCGCCTCCTCGGCGGCGGAGGTCTCGGCGATCGAGGGGTCCGCCGACGCCCGGCCTCGATCCGAGCGGGTCACCGATCGGTCGATCGGACGGCGACTCTCGATCGTTCGAGGCGAGGGTCCTCGGGTCGGAAAGAAGAACGCGCGTGTCCGGCGGTACCTGATCGAGATCGATCGACGCCTGAGGACCGATCGCGATCGTTATGCCGACCAGGTCGAGCGGATCCTCTCCGACCGTCGCAGCTGGATCGGCGGTCGCGGCGTCGCCCTCAAGCGCATGTCGCGAGGTCCTGTGGCGTTCCGCGTCACCCTCGCGGCCCCGAGCCTTACCGACCGTCTCTGCGCTCCGTTGCCGACGAACAGGATCTACTCCTGTTACATGCGAGGCCGTTCGGTGCTGAACGCGTGGCGGTGGCGGCGCGGGGCGGCGGCCTACCACCGGGACATCGACGGGTACCGCACCTATCTGGTGAACCACGAGGTGGGCCACGCACTCGGCCACGGGCACGGCACCTGTCCTGCTCGGGGCCGGAAGGCCCCCGTGATGATGCAGCAAACCAAGGGGGTCCGACCGTGCGTCCGCAACCCGTGGCCCCTGGAACGCGAACGACGATGA
- the rnc gene encoding ribonuclease III — protein MGQQGNRTDPAPRDRAADRSSAAPVERLDEALGVRFRDVALREASLSHRSYAFERGLDITNERLEFLGDAVLGLVVTDLAFTRFRDLSEGQLAKLRAAIVNMQSLAEVARELDLGSVLLLGRGEELSGGRDKASILADGLEAVLGAVYLDLGLDDARALIERLFWPRMEAYARGEGARDYKTILQELASQDLRELPDYRLSDVGPDHEKEFTAVVFLAGTPWGTGRGRSKKEAEQQAAREAFEKLTATRRAMDGGN, from the coding sequence GTGGGCCAGCAAGGGAACCGGACGGATCCCGCTCCACGCGACCGCGCCGCGGACCGTTCCAGCGCAGCCCCCGTCGAGCGGCTCGATGAGGCCCTCGGTGTCCGGTTCCGCGACGTCGCGTTGCGGGAGGCATCGCTTTCGCACCGCTCCTACGCGTTCGAGCGTGGCCTCGACATCACGAACGAGCGCCTCGAGTTCCTCGGCGACGCCGTGCTCGGGCTCGTCGTCACCGATCTCGCCTTCACACGGTTCCGCGACCTGTCCGAGGGACAGCTCGCGAAGCTGCGCGCCGCGATCGTGAACATGCAGTCGCTCGCGGAGGTCGCTCGCGAGCTCGATCTCGGATCGGTCCTGCTGCTCGGTCGCGGCGAGGAGCTGTCCGGTGGCCGCGACAAGGCGAGCATCCTCGCCGACGGACTCGAAGCGGTGCTCGGAGCGGTCTACCTCGACCTCGGTCTCGACGACGCACGCGCCCTGATCGAGCGGTTGTTCTGGCCTCGGATGGAGGCCTACGCGCGCGGCGAGGGAGCGCGCGACTACAAGACGATCCTGCAGGAGCTCGCCTCCCAGGACCTGCGTGAGCTGCCCGACTATCGGCTGAGTGACGTGGGGCCCGACCACGAGAAGGAGTTCACCGCGGTCGTCTTCCTGGCGGGGACGCCGTGGGGGACGGGTCGTGGTCGATCCAAGAAGGAGGCCGAGCAGCAGGCCGCCCGTGAGGCGTTCGAGAAGCTGACCGCCACGCGCAGGGCCATGGACGGGGGGAACTAG